agcttctgccaggTGCAAGGAACTTcattgtcccaaacaaagcccccaGCACAATTAGTGGGaaagtacaggcacaagatggagtctggTGTCACATGAGCTGGTCACATTTTCTTGCATGCTTCAGTGAGTCATAGCAGaggccattacccatattctggctACAACATCTACAGAAAAGTCCATCCGTGGGGAGAAGCTTCTCCCATGGCCCATTGTTCTCAAAGCGCTGGCtcgactggatgtaaactaccttgtgggagttaccacaggagcaaacccatttgaaatacaggtacataatCAATATTCATATGTTCAGATTTTAAATATGAGacgtgcatacaaataggatcatcatattcagcaaaccatagtttttccagtgacacctcacatgacacagtttgtacaagatttgtgGCAATGATATAAAAGCCATATTTGTGGCAACTATATAACAGTGGTGAATATAGGGGTGCCTGGTTGTTGTTTTGGGATACAGCCCGGAAGCTGTGGAAACCACTGTGCCCCCAAACCATTCAGCTGGGTTGGCCTCTCCCCCTACTCTTCTGATGACACACAGCCAGCCCCTCtgggccctgttatcacccagaATGACAGCAGGTGGTGGCCACACATCCAACTAAGTTACTTGAGTGCATTACCTAAGTCACTCATGGACCAATAATGGAGGCACCAGAgaatttcccagctccccagccttgcacccctacTGGAccataaacccaaaattataccatcttgcactacACAGAGATCTGTACAGTGTGAACTCATTAGTCTGCCCTTCCCTCAATGGGGGAAGATATTCACCAACCTTTGTTAGCAGAGCTAAGAGTCCCAAACACTTCACTCAAAACCACACTGGTTCAAATAAAACATAaatcaggtttattaactacagaacgGTAGATGTTACgtaattataagtgatagcaaacagaccAAAGCAGGTTACTTAGGAAATTAAACAAACTTGCAGATTAAGatttttagaatgatacctcacagggcatgctttgtacaaaacataccaTAATTACATCACCATGGTAAATATAGGGTGCTTTAGAGTGCAGAGTGTCACAGGGATGATCCAGAGAGTgacagggggaggagaggagagagttgcaggcagggccttgagggaagaggcagagcaggggtggaacctgggagaagaggcagggcagaggggtggggcctcagtgttccagttaccagcaattagaaaggtggcaaccctatgaGTTGCACATAGATGGACTCCCCAGTTTGTCACGCTGACACAGCACAGTAAGGTCAGGAACGGATTTAATGTCTCTTTGACTGGCCAGTCAGTGATTCAGGGAAGAGGGCCCAGCACCAtgtcaccagccagctctgcatggaGCGCGGTCTGAGAACCAGAGCACCAGCAGAAAATTTTAGGTCCCTTTCTGAAGAAAGAGCTGGAGCAGCCTATCCCGGATCTCCTGAGTCTTCGCCCCATAGATGATGGGGTTTAGCATGGGGGGCACCAGGAGGTACATGTTGGACATGAGAACATGGAAatgcagggccacattgtgcccaAACCGTTGCGTGAGGGCGGCAAAGAGATGTGGGATGTAAAAGGCTAAGATGACACAGAGGTGAGAGCCGCATGTCCCAAAAGTCTTTAGTCGGGCGTCCTTTGttgggaggctgaagatggccctgaggatctggatATAGGACACAGCGATACAAAACACATCCAGACCGATCACCAAGAATGCCACAGAGAGGCTGTAGTAACTACTGACGCTGATGTCGGTGCAGGCCAGCTTCACCACAGCGATGTGCTCACAATAGGTATTTGGAatgatgttggttctgcaatatggccatCTCCTCGccaggaagggatggggcagtATGAGCATGATGCCGCGCAGCACCATGGCCAGGGAAATTTTGGCCACCACAGGGTTTGTCAGGgtggtggaatgtctcaggggatcgCAGATGGCCACATAGCGATCAAAAGCCATGGCCACCAGGATCCCAGACTCTATCATAAAGAAGCTGAGAAGGaagtacatctgggtgaggcatGCACTGAAAttgatctccctggaattgaaccagaagatgctcagcattttgggcaGCACTGATGTAGACAGCACCAGGTCTGTGATGGctagcatgcagaggaaatagtacatgggtGCATGGAGGCTCGGCTCCATCTTGACGATGAACATGATGATGAAGTTCCCCAAGATGGCTATGGCATAGATcatgcagaaggggatggagatccagacatgggctgcctccaggccaggaatgcccagcaggatgaaggtggaggggttggtgaagtcgGTTGAGTTGCAATCTGACATGGTGTAGGGATGAAGATGTCCAACACTGAGGCAGAACAGTGTTTCCTGCATCTACTGTACATTCCCCTGACTTCCAGTATGTGCCCAGGATCTAGGGTGATGATCGCAAGACAAATACCTGGATTTAGAGACAATGTTAATATGAGACACTTCATGCACTACTGGAGGCTGTTCTCATGAATAAAGCAGGTTGGTCTCtcttcacacactgaaaaatgataTTTTCATTATTCAGATAAATTAATTATGAACAACTGACCCGAATAATGCCAATTCCATATTTTATGGTGCTCCTTTTGTCAATAATTCCTACACATCCTGGTGTGGGAAACCTTAATAGGTACCAGCAGGAAGCACGAGTGGATACTGGTTTTCCCTTATTGGTCccgaggccttgtctacactgccaagctTTTTCGCCAAAAGGCAGTGTTTGGTGACGAAATAGTGGAGGTGTTAACACCTCAAAGACATTATCCGTGATGGAACTCCTCAGTTTCAGTGACATAATAAAGCCACCTGGACGAGAGTTGCAAGGTTTTTACTCAAACTTTTTGTCACCatagtgccagtgtagacaccctgctTGATTTTATCACTGTAATTGGCCCATTGCTTTTCTCCCACGCCCGGTGTCCCCCACCCATGGGAACACTCACCATGCTTGCACTGTTCACTGGCATGTTTGCTTGTCAAGAGTTATGGGGAAAGAGACTGGTGTGTTACCAGCAGTGTACTTTAATGTAGCATTTCAATGCTGTACATATAGTTAACAATAATGCTTCTGTTTATTGTTACTTGTGCTTCACCGGATATGTTCTTGAAAGGAGGCACCCCCTCCACTCCAGCCGAGTGTCTCCACTGGATAAGAAAGCACCAAAGATGGAGCAAGGAAGATATGTTCCGGGAGGTGCAGCAATACTCTGATGCAGACAAGACGGAATGCAGGCAGTGGAGGGAAAGCGAGaagcaggaaaggaaagaaaatgaagcatACCCTAGGGATGAAATGGAGAGACTGATAAAAGTTTTGGAGCAGCAAACCAACATGCTGCAGTCCCTCCTGATTCTCCAGACTGAGCAGATGGGTGCCCGCCCTCCCcttcagcacattcagaactctttcccatgtCTTCCCCAAACTCTGCCCACTCATTCCTTTCCGATTTCTGAGACGTCTCACTTTACTGTTCATTCCACCTCTGCAGACTCCTTTTCAAATGACAGCTGGACTTACGCtcagtagtgtgtgtgtgtgtatggtgttgtgggttttttggcaataaaagcaaagttattTGAATAATAAGTACTCTTTGTTTGTTTCCGTTGAAGTTATGATAACAGATGGCAGCAGCAAACTAGCAAGCAGTTTCGTCATTTCCTTATATTGAAACCTGGACCAGAACAATCACAACTGCTTCCTACCCTACCAAAACTGGACTTCATTATGCATTACAATCCCATGCATAGCAATAAACATTacttgttctcattttcaaagtgttgccgtaaagcctccctgatttgaattgCCCCCCATTGTGCTATCTGCTAGCCTTGATATTGGACTGCTTAAAATCAGCAGCCATGTGTTCTGTTTCAGCAGTGGACCCCTGAGAAAACTTTATGCCCTTACCTATACAAGTATTATACAAGATGCAACACATGGCTAGAACCAggagaatattttcctcattgaggtctaccCTGTCAAAAAGGCATCACCGGCACACTTTTAATcggccaaatgcacattccaccatCATTCTACTCCTACTCAGCCTATTCTTGAAATGCTCCTTACTGTTATCCAGGTTTCCCAGGTACGACTTCATGAGCCCTGGTGTTGAAGGGTATGTCAGGTCTCCTAGGAGcattatgggcatttcaacatcccctgtggggatcttctggtctggaaagaaagtccccacttTCAGCTTTCTGTAAAGGCCGGTGTTCCTAAAGATTCATGCGTCATGCACTTTTCAGGACCACCCtgcattgatgtcaatgaaatgcccacagtgatcctcGAGTACCCataacaccatggagaagtaccccttccaattaatatATTCTATCACAAGGCATCcagtgccaaaattggaatatgtgtgctatctatcgcccctctgcagttggGGAAAcacatttctgcaaagccatccgcAATGTCACGCACGTCCACAAGAGTTACGGTCTTATGCAGCAGGATGTgcttaatggccctgcacacttgcgttAACGCAGCCCCAAAGGtcgacttcccaactccaaaccaTTTTGAGACCGATCAGTAGCAgcctggagttgccagcttccacaatgCAATCGCCATGCGCTTTCCCACCGAGAGCACAGCTCTCATTTGGGTGTCCTTGCGCGGGAGGGCTAGGGAGAGTTCAGTACAcaattccaggaaggtggctttccacatccagaagttctgcagccactgcacgTCATACCAGACCTGCAGAACGATGCGATTCCACCACTCACTGCtagtttcccgagcccaaaaatGTCGTTCCACCATgctcagctgttctgtgaatgccaaaagcaatctaacgCTGCTCTTATCTGTGTCAGACATTGTGTCAGGCAACTGTGACTCCTGTTGCTTTCGCAGCTTCAAGATTGACTCCACTGCCATTCGCGATGTGCTACTGACAGCTAGGAGAGCTGTGCGGGATCCATTCCCGCAAACAGAGGGGGCAGACTGAACAGAAAACACTGGACATTGGAAAATGACACACAGGACATTGGAAAATGCTGTGACGGAAAtaaatgcatcatgggacattgagccTGGAGCCATGATATGCTGTGATctgctctgccttcccacaacacctatGTGCACAAGATGGAGAgctgaactgtgggatagctacccacagtgcattgctctcaCTGTCGTTGCGACCGCCCCACCTGTGGACGTGCTATGCCGAAAGAGAGAGGCAGTGTGAACATGCAACAACGATTTTCTTTAATGGCTTTTTAGTCATTGACCATACTTCCAGTGAAAAAAGTCTGCCAATTTTCACATAGCCTTAATGCAATGAAACCCAGGCTACAGAGCCAAGCTGTAGGAAGCTTCTCATTCACCTAGTTACTGAAAATctgaaagtggggaaaaaaacacctttgCCAAGACATGTGCCGGGGGAAACATCCCAACTAGAACCCACCTCAGGGAAAAGACTGGGGCGTCATTGATAGCAGCTCCACGGAAACACCTGCTCATTTGCAGCAGTGGCCACAACAAAGACAATGTTCAGATGCCTAAGGAATGGGAGGGAGAATATCCTGCTCTGGAGATGCACTCAGTTTTGGTCACCCAGTCTCTATAAAGGATGTAGCAGATAGAAAGGGGATTTCCCAGGCAGGCTGTGAGAAAGGGGGAGGCTGCCATATGTGGAGAGACTGAAAAGTCTAGGACTGGTTAGTTTAAAGAAGAGACAAATAATGAGGCATAGGATagaggagaagaaaataaaagaatggaACTGATTACATTGAATGGACAAACAGAGAACAGCTCCCAGCCAGTCATAGCTATCTACAGATACCCTTCAAAAGGGCCAATTCCCCAAAGATAAGGCAAATGATCAGCAAAACTGAGTGGGAGAaaaaatttagacagaaaaatgggaatgaaaaaTGGAAGTTCTTTAACAAGAATTTATGAGAGAGCTAAAAAGGGTTGATTCCACAGTCAAGAAAGTGGAGAACTTTGGTTAAAAACCCAGTTCAGTagcaaagtgaaggcagcaaggggggcgggggcggggcgggaagcAATATATAACTAATggtaaaaagggaaaatagataGCAAGCAATACAAATTGGAAGTTATGAAAATTGATACGGGACATTACAGAGATCAGGGGGAAATCCATGCTTTGCAGAGCTAAGGATAACAAAAAGGAGGTtgttaagaacaaaagaaatcctagagAAGGTAAAGGCCAATtctgagagggagaaaggaaacttGTTAATGTTGGAGAAAAGGGAGATGTGTTcaagaaatgtttttgttctgcGTTTGGAAAGGAGCAGTATCAGGTACTCAGATCACACACGGTGATGAAacactttccagtccattagcagtcaaagaggatgttaaacagcatctacagtagaacctcagagataGAAACACCAGAGTTATAAACTGACCGATCAACCACACATCTCAATCGGAACCAGAAGTAGGCAGTCAGGaaacaatggaaaagctgatatgggataagtttaaaaaaaagtctaggcGTCTAATTAATTCCAGTCAACAACATGGTTTATGGAAACAGGTCTTGTCAAATAAATCCGATTTCATCCTTTCATGAAAGTACACGTTTGGTTGATCAAGGGTACCAAGAGATGCAACAGACTTCGACTTCTCTGAGGCATTGGATTTAGTAGGGGAAaacattcagtttaaaaaatgaacactGTACAATACCAGTAGATTTTGTGAAATGTTAAATGGACTAAAAGCTGGCTATCTGAGAGATCTGAGAAAGCAGTTGTCAATGGGCCATTGTCCGCAAATGGGGGGGTTtgtagtggggttctgcagggatcagttccagGCTagatgctattcaatattttcatcaatgatctggaagcaaATAGATTATTGTTGCAAGTAAAATTTGCGGACTacccaaagattggcagagtggttaCAATGAGGCAGCCAGGGCAGGCATACCGATTGATCTGGAGCATTTGTTGAGCTGGGCCcatgtaaataaaatgttttaatactGTGAAATGCAAAGTGATCCTCTCGAAACAGGGAATACCAGCCCGACCCCCAGACTAGGGCACTGTATTATGGAACGCAGGGATCCTGAAAAGAATTTAGGGTTGATTGTGGACAACCAACTCATCGTGAGCTCCCGGTGTGATGCTCTGGTCAAAATGACTGATGCGATCT
The nucleotide sequence above comes from Caretta caretta isolate rCarCar2 chromosome 1, rCarCar1.hap1, whole genome shotgun sequence. Encoded proteins:
- the LOC125645171 gene encoding olfactory receptor 52H1-like translates to MQETLFCLSVGHLHPYTMSDCNSTDFTNPSTFILLGIPGLEAAHVWISIPFCMIYAIAILGNFIIMFIVKMEPSLHAPMYYFLCMLAITDLVLSTSVLPKMLSIFWFNSREINFSACLTQMYFLLSFFMIESGILVAMAFDRYVAICDPLRHSTTLTNPVVAKISLAMVLRGIMLILPHPFLARRWPYCRTNIIPNTYCEHIAVVKLACTDISVSSYYSLSVAFLVIGLDVFCIAVSYIQILRAIFSLPTKDARLKTFGTCGSHLCVILAFYIPHLFAALTQRFGHNVALHFHVLMSNMYLLVPPMLNPIIYGAKTQEIRDRLLQLFLQKGT